The genomic window TTGAAGGTGGAAAAAGCTTATTATCCCTAAATGATTCAGGCACCCATATTGAAATATTCAATATCAAGTTAGCATAATTTGTTGTTTAGTCATTGAAGATTAATGTTGTAACTTGGAAAACTATTATAAAGGCAATAGATGAAACTGTAGAGCATTAGCACAAGATCCATTCATAAGAAAATAAGCAAAACATTTTTAGGCCAAACAACCACACCATGCAATAATGAAACCAAATCAATCAAGCAGTGTCACTGTTATCTTTCATATGGTTTTACTTCTACCCATTGACTTACACgatcaaaaataaaatggcaACGAAAAATAGGAAAAGAGGCAGATGAAATATGATTTGAAATTGCAAGGCTTACCCAACAAGAGTACGGCAGACTCCTGCATGGTCATGGGAGCACCAAATGCACTACGCGATTGCAAACAAAACCGCAAAGCATGGTTCTCAGCATAGCAGCACTGGAGCAAATGCTCCAATCTTCTGCATTCCCCTTCAAAATATCTACTCTTCGTCTCAAGGTTTTTCACATACGTCTTCTTCCTCTCTCTTGATTTCACAGCAGCATCCCTGTTCCTCATCTGCCTGAAAATCAGATACCAAAAACATCTCTTTAGAACCATAATCATCGCATCAGGCCCCTCAGAGtatatatttacaaaaaaaatatgataaaacaaACAACCAAGCCGTATTCCATTAACAACTAACCAAAGTAGACTGTATGAAACTGTGAATAAGTAAATTTGGTTGAACTCTGTCAAAATACAGATGTTTCACTgcatgaaaattaattttataacaatTGAAGTACAAATACAAcattcatgttttttattttatgataattgtGAACTTCCATAGCACACTACTAAATCCACCATTTTTATATCATGCAAGTACAATCACTGACATGAAATTGCTTCAAGCCACAAGAGAGgtataaaaatagttttatcGAAAGAAAAATCAGCTGCAGTAACTTCTACTGCATTGCCTTTACAACGATATTCATAAAATCATGATCCAAATTTCCCAAAAACATCAAACTGCTACATCTACTGCATCCACATTCAACAATCCCAAATAATTCACAAAATCACACACATGAGAACAAACCAAAAAAGTAGACTGATAACTTTTTTTGGATCACATATTGTAAATACAATTCATAGTGAAACTGTACCAACATAAAGTCCAGTAGGTGAAAAAATGAATAAACTACCAAATCAGTCCCTGACTTTGTAAGACATTCTCAAGTGGGTCCCCGactttatgaatatttcaaaaacGTCTTTGACTCTATTAAATTTTACTCATATTAGTCGTTCAAAGAACATGTTAGGAACTAAATTGAGAATAAGTGGATAACTTAACCATCAAATTGTTGTAAAATATAAAGACTTAGGGCGcgtttggatttggcttattttttaacttatgaaaataacttacgcaaataaataaacttttatgtaaattcataagtttttactaacaaaaattgtatctttataagctattttctcataaactatcttgaaaaacttatactaatacataaaagcttatttccttgcataagttgtttcacATGAGCTCAAAAAATAAGGCAATCCAAACGGGCCTTAACCAATAGAAATTggttaaatataaaaactaatttgacaattttttatttttttttgacaatttaatAGGGTAATATTCATAAAACAATGAGCTATTTGAGTGTGTCTTATAACCTATTTTGAGACTGTCTTACACGTCAAGGGACTAATTTGATAGTTTACTCGTGAAAACATAAAAGCATGGTTCTTAGTGTCTAAAGACTATTAATTTATCAGTTATCACCATACCCTAATTACAGAGAATTCCTAATAAATAAACGAACAATCTCAATATTCTGTTTACATAATTTCACCTTATTTGCTTCTTCGACACAGGTTCAGGAGAAACCTCTTCAGGAGTCGATGGATCAACTCCGTCTTTATCAGAACGAACCTCTTCAGGAGTCGATGGATCAACTCCGCCTTTATCAGAAGGAACCACCGAGACCGAACCTTCCTCGGATTCAGGGAGCGGTTCAATGAGAATCTCCGCCAGAAGCTTATCATAGTCCGACTCCTCGGGCGACGCAATTCCCTCATCGGAATCAGTCATGAGCAAATTCTCAATCTGTGATAACGCGGGAATTGGCGACGGAGTATCTCCGATGGAAACAGGTGGATTGATTACATCCTCCTGTAAAAAATCGGCGACTTGTTCAAAGTCTGGTAACTGATCGAAGAAAAAATCCCAATCGATTTGGTTTTccatgaagaagatgatgatggtgaatTAATTGTTGAATGGAATTAGTGAAGgtgatacatgaaaaaaaaaaagaaagggaaaatcAGTTATATGAGCGTTTTGTGTTGTCTTGGTGGTTAAGGAAAAGAGTAACTaggttgaaaaaaaaataagaataaccGCGTGAATATGAATTATACTGACTTTTTATGTGTAGCGTCACTTGACCAATGGGATTGCAACAATCTTACACGTGGCTCGTCGTCTATTCCACTCTATTTTTTGTCCcaatcagtatttttttttggtgagtgCTAGGTTGCATTCCCATTTAGGTGTGCTAGTTACCTTCTCCTGATGTGGCACCACTTAAAATTGACCATGTGGACTTTATTgactatttattttatacattaaattttgttttgcatATTTAAACTTATAGTTATTTGCATAATCCCCCACTTTGAATTAATAATATCTCATATttccaaataaaattaaataaatttatcttTGAAAGAAATCCAAAATCTCACGTTCAACAATCTACAATTAGTGTTCTTGTTCTTCAATGGATCCCAAAAATTACTGTTTCTCAACTCCCCAGTCTTTCCAAACATGTTTCTCCATCCCCCAATCTTCCCAAATCCACGCCTCCACTGCCACCACCATCGATTTCTGGGACGGTGATGAATTCGAAGGTCTTCCCCTTGAACAACAGCCTGACCTTCACTTTCCAATTGAGAtttttgatgttaaaaaaaaaagattttgagaTGTATTTAAATCTGAGATTTAAGCTATTCATCATTGAAAATGAGTTTGAAAATCATATAGAGAATGATTTCCGATGGTGCATGTGATTTTAAACATTGATTTTAGTGTTAAAATACTCAGATTTGGTCGGATCTTACTTGGGTCATCGGGTTGTATCACAACCCGGCTGGAGGTTGAAGACAACcagattttgttttaaaaaaaaatatttcatgcatgtcaatatatttttcttcattgaAACATAGAACAAAGAATACTGATATGGTAGAGCGGTTGGGATTCTAGTCTTTTATTTGAAGGACGGCAGTTCGAATCCCAGTTAGgactttttttggttaaaattattacttttgaaaaagttaagataaaagaacaatgtttcaaaaaataagtataaaagaacaaaaaaaccCACCTTCAGTGGATTCGAACAGCTGAGATAGAAAGCATAGATGAGAATACAACAACACCAATTGTGCTACTTTTTCATGTAGGTATATGTTAAGTCTTTTATTATGTATACTAATACAGTTagcaaaattataataaattttgagATATAATGCACatttaattatcatatatagtataagtcatatatttaatacatggACCTAAGTTTTTGGCGATTTTTACAAGacttatgtttttactaatatattaataaggtagcctagtttttcataatttttacattatctatatttatattcatatattaatatgaagacCGTACCTAAAGTTTTTTggtgatggttttaccattgctctttttcttttctttttttatcaaatattatatcctttctatttttttatcttttaatctacttttcaataaattactatttcaTGTTACCAAGTGAAGAGCGGCAACATTGCGACTCCCTTTTAACTAAAGCACTATAATTTGACTGAAGATCATACCCCGGTTTAACCCAAAACACTATTAATCCTTAGTCTCCGACTGATGATTATATTTCGGTTGAAGTTAACgacttaaaaattatactttatatGTTAATAGTACTTCAGTTGAAACGAAATATAATTCACAATTAAATTATACTCCGGAGtactttatatttaaattttactttaattatttgatttttaggaTATTAACTTCAACTCAAGTATAATCGTAAGACGAATtatgctttatttttaaatttgtatttatttaaatattttttaagtcattaacttcaacCGAACTATAATCTTatgtcaaaatatattttatttatattatttttatgtcattaacTACAACAAGAATAAAACATTCAATCAAAAACTATGACTAATAGTTATTCGGTTAAATCGGAATATAATCTTAAGTCAAATTTTACTGTATTTTTAAACTTtagattatttaattaattttcaagtCATTAAAGCGGATAATCTTAAgtgaaattttactttattttaaaatttaaatttatatttgtaattttaagTAATTAATATCAACAGGCATATAACCATCAGTCAAAAATTAGGGTTAATATTGTTTCGGTTGAACCAGAGAATAatctacttctaatataataaaattgattaggCTAAATTACACTTTTGGCCCCTTAACTTTCACAAAATTGAGGTTTTGCAAAAGAGGctaaacatagggggccaaaagtgctattataaaAGTTGGGGGGCCAAAgttgcaagtttgtgaaagttagggggccaaaaatacaatttagccaattgattactatcaaatttactaatttttccttatcagttttaataatattccaaATTTTGACTTAGATAATATTTTATTCTCAGTCAAAGACTATGGTTTGAATtagatcaaagtctttgggATGATAGTAGTTTAGTTGAACTGGAGTATAATGTTAAGTCAAAATtatacttaatttttataatttttaattcattaactaCAATTGGAGTATTAATCTTAGTCTAATACTAGTGTTAACGGTGCTTCGGCTAAAAAAAGTATAACTCTCAGTTAAAGATTatgatttttgaattttttttttctttcaccctCTGATTCCTAGGGGAAGGGGGCCTTAGTAGTCAAGAGTTCGGAgcgagttctggcatcaagtggtttcaatccactcccaaatgcagttgcgggggatcaaaccgtggtcctccctacaaAGTTCAGTGCCAATCACCAccgaaccaactaacatttggtgGTTTTCGAAATAATTTTAGTTAAATTAATGATGTTGCGGCTACTCCGTAatcatttaaaattatataaatcgTATTTACATTTAATCCAAAATAGTTAAATTGAATAAACAGGAAGCAATTAATAATATTCCATATATAACGTATTAATTGTTAATATATAGATAATCATACATATATGTACTAAGTGAAACGTTTTATAGGATAATGTCCTATTCAAATGGTTAAGTTATCTGCTTAATATGTTTAGGACCCGTGTTCAAATCCAGGTTTTATCCAAATtgcttattttttcttctttttttttctgtatTTTCTAggtgtttattaaaaaaaaaaaaaattaacaaaaatgtcAGGGACGGGAATTGAACCCGCAACGCGCTTTTTAAAGGAACAACAC from Trifolium pratense cultivar HEN17-A07 linkage group LG1, ARS_RC_1.1, whole genome shotgun sequence includes these protein-coding regions:
- the LOC123885070 gene encoding bZIP transcription factor 60 — its product is MENQIDWDFFFDQLPDFEQVADFLQEDVINPPVSIGDTPSPIPALSQIENLLMTDSDEGIASPEESDYDKLLAEILIEPLPESEEGSVSVVPSDKGGVDPSTPEEVRSDKDGVDPSTPEEVSPEPVSKKQIRQMRNRDAAVKSRERKKTYVKNLETKSRYFEGECRRLEHLLQCCYAENHALRFCLQSRSAFGAPMTMQESAVLLLESLLLGSLLWFMGIMWQLSLPLLWLTVSPPRENTEHKSLRRVTLKGPNSNISEYFLTQSFVKSRRCQASRTKMKFDFIVF